The Saccharomyces cerevisiae S288C chromosome VII, complete sequence genome includes a region encoding these proteins:
- the ASK10 gene encoding Ask10p (Regulator of the Fps1p glycerol channel; under nonstress conditions, binds to Fps1p to positively regulate glycerol transport; under osmotic stress, multiple phosphorylation by Hog1p causes Ask10p to dissociate from Fps1p; forms homodimers and heterodimerizes with paralog Rgc1p; phosphorylated in response to oxidative stress; has a role in destruction of Ssn8p; associates with RNA polymerase II holoenzyme), which translates to MSDYFSSRPSQTLTPMGNKPSGGGGGDDASSIHSKSSQYLMDILPDSMTLNESVSSIVANNQAKEFILPETDERSPYFINVPIPKAQPTSTTETKKPLAGDEAIDGQFVKEYPTDILVDRFYKWKKILKGLVIYLREVAYAQEQFARINYQLKGSVKFPFLTDIDETTNTITDPFTTAPRGPKKAQPAQKKVGLTDSEQFQMQMQQEQQENAVQAPTDESKMSLAPHEYKPVQTTESDNTSAASGFVKFGSGSIQDIQVILKKYHLSLANQQFKISKEITSTVIPKLEELRKDLRYKITEIKDLHGDFKTNIGAHIQLTSQLLKKYIAAVKFMNAHGIGNDRASPTNKKPHKLDPKHDPYLLKLQLDLQLKRQVAEETYLQEAFINLQSSGLQLEKIIYTKIQHALLRYSALIDSEARLMIKNMCQELQHGIISKPPAFEWDNFVTQHPSCLLNWKSNDPIPPPRKVSDVIYPHMKSPLAKCIKAGYFLKKSELLPTYHQGYFVLTSNYIHEFQSSDFYNLSSSTPNSTKSSAYSSSVSIADTYANANNAKANNHHRQASDVHNSSTTTGGTAGANGIRGIRKKSYLAPIMSIPLNDCTLKDASSTKFVLVGKPTLNENADVRKSSSSTYLSGSSQASLPKYGHETAKIFSKAPFHKFLKGSKPKNKNTKSSELDQFYAAAQKESNNYVTWTFKIVSPEPSEEELKHFKRWVQDLKNLTSFNDTKDRIKFIEDRVMKSHRFKAGHMSRNSVNIGSHTPCLTDSTFTLQDGTTTSVNLKGRAEKPQYIHIQNNSLADFDGNGFRSKVNTPAIDDYGNLITVERRPAQSPHQYSDYMATSGNTTPSYSSGSRPQSMYNGYNPAVSITSNGMMLQQSTANNNTNPTTNLRHQRNISQTSSLPGFSYTSLSLPVNSPGSSNSESSSGGYFAIPLHGNNNNNNYTQRNSEGSSPCYNDDQIRQQQQPLQMQPLSRTSSSSVNVTAMRSTSAGNSITANAPVVPKVMVNNQNVKTVAADQSATAPSSPTMNSSVTTINRESPYQTLKKTNSTGNVPCLTAEKTHAHPAFYKRGNNSAQNLTTSSSTASRVHPIRKHKKNVSFSSLNSLMFSKKGANHGGNLMTNQFMSGGIQEDDGDSTNNDTIKLNQSIYS; encoded by the coding sequence ATGTCTGATTACTTTAGTTCCAGACCTTCGCAAACGCTCACGCCGATGGGCAATAAGCCATCTGGCGGTGGTGGCGGCGATGACGCCTCCTCCATCCACTCGAAGAGCTCGCAGTACTTGATGGACATCTTACCTGATTCGATGACCTTGAACGAAAGTGTTTCCTCCATAGTGGCAAACAATCAGGCAAAGGAGTTTATTTTGCCTGAAACAGATGAGAGATCTCCCTACTTCATAAACGTCCCTATACCAAAGGCTCAGCCAACCTCTACTACGGAAACGAAGAAGCCCCTTGCAGGTGATGAAGCTATCGATGGGCAGTTTGTTAAGGAGTATCCCACCGACATCCTTGTAGACAGGTTTTataaatggaaaaaaattctgaaaGGGTTAGTGATTTACTTGAGGGAAGTCGCGTATGCGCAAGAACAGTTCGCACGGATCAATTACCAACTGAAAGGATCTGTGaaatttccatttttgactgatattgatgaaacCACAAATACCATTACGGATCCATTCACAACGGCTCCTAGAGGCCCTAAGAAAGCGCAGCCTGCGCAGAAGAAAGTTGGCCTGACTGACAGCGAACAATTTCAGATGCAAATGCAACAGGAACAGCAGGAAAATGCAGTGCAGGCTCCCACAGATGAAAGTAAAATGAGTTTGGCGCCTCATGAATACAAGCCTGTCCAGACCACAGAGTCGGACAATACATCTGCCGCATCCGGTTTTGTTAAGTTCGGTTCAGGCTCGATTCAAGACATCCAGGtcattttgaagaagtacCATCTTTCGTTGGCTAACCAGCAATTTAAGATCTCTAAAGAGATTACGTCCACCGTCATTCCTAAATTGGAGGAATTGAGAAAAGATTTAAGATATAAAATTACGGAAATTAAGGACCTTCATGGTGATTTCAAAACAAACATCGGAGCACATATTCAGCTAACAAGtcaactattgaaaaaatacatcGCAGCTGTAAAATTCATGAACGCGCATGGTATTGGCAACGATAGAGCATCTCCTACTAATAAGAAGCCACATAAATTGGATCCAAAACATGATCCATATCTTTTGAAACTGCAACTAGACTTACAACTCAAACGTCAAGTTGCCGAAGAAACTTACTTGCAAGAAGCGTTCATCAATTTACAGAGTTCAGGTTTgcaattagaaaaaattatatacaCCAAAATCCAGCATGCTTTGTTGCGTTATTCTGCTTTAATTGACTCCGAAGCTCGTCTAATGATCAAAAATATGTGCCAAGAACTACAACATGGTATAATATCAAAGCCTCCTGCATTTGAATGGGATAATTTTGTCACACAGCATCCGTCCTGTCTACTCAATTGGAAATCCAACGATCCTATACCACCACCAAGAAAAGTTTCCGACGTTATTTATCCCCACATGAAATCCCCACTGGCCAAGTGTATTAAGGCAggttattttttgaagaaatcgGAATTGTTGCCCACTTACCACCAAGGATATTTTGTTCTAACATCAAACTATATTCATGAATTCCAGAGTAGCGATTTTTATAACCTATCTTCTTCTACCCCTAACTCCACGAAGTCTTCAGcttattcttcttccgTTTCCATTGCAGACACTTATGCCAATGCTAATAATGCCAAAGCTAACAATCATCATCGCCAGGCTAGTGATGTACATAACAGCAGTACGACAACTGGTGGTACAGCTGGTGCAAATGGTATTCGCGGTATTCGCAAAAAGAGCTATTTGGCACCGATTATGAGTATTCCGCTAAATGATTGTACCTTAAAGGATGCATCTTCCACCAAATTTGTTCTTGTAGGTAAACCCACTCTTAATGAAAACGCTGATGTTAGAAAATCTAGCTCTAGCACTTATTTATCTGGCTCTTCACAAGCGTCTTTACCAAAATATGGCCACGAGACtgcaaaaatattttcaaaagccCCATTCCACAAGTTTTTGAAGGGAAGTAAGCccaaaaataagaatacGAAATCAAGTGAACTGGACCAATTTTACGCTGCAGCTCAAAAGGAATCGAACAATTATGTGACTTGGACCTTTAAAATAGTATCTCCAGAGCCTTCTGAAGAGGAATTGAAACATTTTAAACGTTGGGTccaagatttgaaaaatttaacgAGCTTCAATGACACTAAAGATAGAATTAAGTTTATCGAAGACCGTGTGATGAAATCACACCGATTCAAGGCGGGACATATGTCAAGAAACAGCGTGAACATAGGTTCCCATACACCTTGTTTAACAGATAGCACATTCACATTACAAGACGGTACTACGACGTCCGTCAACCTAAAGGGCAGGGCGGAGAAACCTCAGTATATTCATATTCAGAACAATTCACTAGCAGATTTTGATGGAAATGGTTTTAGATCCAAGGTTAATACACCTGCTATTGACGATTATGGCAATTTGATTACGGTGGAAAGAAGACCTGCACAATCTCCGCACCAATACTCTGACTACATGGCCACTTCAGGTAACACAACTCCTTCTTATTCATCGGGCTCAAGACCTCAAAGCATGTATAATGGGTATAACCCGGCTGTATCAATAACGAGTAATGGGATGATGCTCCAACAATCAACagcaaataataatactaatCCAACAACTAATTTGCGCCAccaaagaaatatttcacAAACAAGTTCCCTACCTGGATTTTCATACACATCCCTATCCCTACCAGTGAATTCTCCAGGTAGCTCTAATTCAGAATCCAGCTCAGGCGGTTATTTTGCCATTCCGCTTCATGggaacaacaacaataataattaCACCCAGAGAAACTCTGAAGGCTCTAGCCCATGTTATAATGACGACCAAATAcgacaacaacagcaacctTTACAAATGCAACCTTTATCAAGAACTTCAAGTTCAAGTGTTAATGTCACAGCGATGAGAAGTACATCTGCAGGTAATTCAATTACAGCGAACGCTCCCGTTGTACCTAAGGTGATGGTCAATAACCAAAATGTTAAAACTGTTGCTGCCGATCAGTCTGCTACAGCACCTTCTTCACCTACCATGAATTCGTCCGTCACAACGATCAACCGCGAATCACCATACCAAACcttaaagaaaacgaaCAGCACAGGCAATGTTCCTTGTTTGACTGCTGAAAAGACTCATGCGCACCCTGCTTTCTATAAACGGGGCAATAATAGCGCCCAAAATTTGACTACCTCTAGTTCAACAGCTTCTAGGGTGCATCCTATCCGAAAGCACAAGAAAAACGTATCATTTAGTTCTTTGAATAGTTtaatgttttcaaaaaagggTGCAAATCACGGTGGTAATCTAATGACTAACCAATTTATGAGTGGTGGAATTCAAGAAGATGATGGTGATTCAACTAATAATGATACTATAAAGCTAAACCAGTCGATTTATTCTTAA